Proteins from one Triticum aestivum cultivar Chinese Spring chromosome 7A, IWGSC CS RefSeq v2.1, whole genome shotgun sequence genomic window:
- the LOC123154891 gene encoding fibroin heavy chain isoform X1, with protein sequence MASSRRVLLVALLVSMAAGVAMGRPVRSDLGLGLGGGLGIGLDLGLGGSGSGQGSGYSAWSGQNGGSHTASGRGSGTGSGYGYGSGSANGGSAFGCGSGTSSCSGSGSGSGSVGLDTSINVGVGVSVGSNGGANGGPDCNTGTGSNYGSGAGLGSGSGSGSGSGGGSYSSRGRESSGIGSGSGVSSGVGGGSNVGPSGGCLSCGSGIGGVVGGSSSNSNSNSGTGSGSNSYGGSNAGSYSNTAAGSGSSVGSGYDSSGSGSGSGSSSGSGAASFGGSRVGSNSNSGSTSGANSGSNSGAIGASGSGSNSMSSANSGAFGASGGGSNSMSGSGSSSNSGSMSGANSDAGSSSGAFGASGSGSNSMSSSGSGSSSASDSSSGSTGFGSSTGAGSSSSAWSGAGSGSNPGSFSGAGSSSWSSSTSGSTSGAGFGPGGRPGFGVGGGGTGYGAGYGSGGGSGWGKHH encoded by the exons ATGGCGTCGTCCCGTCGGGTTCTTCTTGTGGCGCTGCTAGTGTCAATGGCAGCAGGTGTTGCAATGGGCAGGCCGGTGAGAAGCGACTTGGGTCTGGGTTTAGGTGGTGGGCTAGGCATAGGGCTTGATCTTGGGCTCGGTGGATCGGGTTCGGGCCAGGGGTCGGGTTACAGTGCTTGGTCGGGTCAGAACGGTGGCTCTCACACCGCGTCCGGTCGTGGGTCGGGCACGGGCTCCGGTTACGGGTATGGCTCGGGCTCTGCTAATGGGGGCTCAGCTTTCGGTTGCGGTTCGGGTACGTCGTCTTGCTCGGGTTCGGGTTCTGGCTCTGGCTCCGTAGGCTTGGACACATCGATAAATGTCGGTGTTGGTGTCAGCGTCGGCTCGAATGGTGGGGCGAACGGTGGTCCGGACTGTAACACGGGTACCGGGTCGAACTATGGTTCCGGAGCGGGCTTGGGTTCGGGCTCTGGGTCCGGGTCCGGGTCAGGTGGAGGTTCATATTCCTCACGTGGGCGTGAGTCATCTGGTATTGGGTCGGGTTCTGGTGTATCGTCCGGGGTTGGCGGCGGGTCGAATGTCGGGCCAAGTGGTGGGTGCTTATCTTGTGGTTCCGGCATTGGTGGTGTTGTTGGTGGCTCCTCGTCGAATTCAAATTCGAATTCGGGCACTGGTTCAGGCTCCAACTCGTATGGTGGGTCGAATGCCGGTTCTTACTCGAATACTGCAGCTGGGTCCGGCTCAAGCGTAGGCTCGGGATATGATTCCtctggctcaggttcaggttcaggTTCATCTTCTGGGTCAG GTGCGGCTTCATTTGGTGGATCACGTGTCGGTTCAAACTCCAACTCTGGCTCTACGTCGGGTGCAAACTCAGGGTCAAATTCTGGTGCAATCGGTGCATCAGGTAGTGGATCAAACTCCATGTCAAGTGCAAACTCGGGTGCGTTCGGTGCATCAGGCGGTGGATCAAACTCCATGTCGGGTTCGGGGTCAAGCTCTAACTCCGGCTCTATGTCGGGTGCAAACTCGGATGCTGGTTCGAGCTCTGGTGCGTTCGGTGCATCCGGTAGTGGATCAAACTCCATGTctagttcaggttccggctcaagCTCAGCATCCGACTCGAGCTCAG GGTCTACTGGATTCGGTTCCAGCACGGGCGCCGGTTCTAGCTCGAGCGCCTGGTCCGGCGCCGGCTCCGGCTCGAACCCCGGCTCATTCTCCGGAGCAGGATCCTCCAGCTGGTCCAGCTCGACGTCCGGCTCAACCTCGGGCGCAGGGTTCGGTCCCGGGGGACGGCCGGGGTTCGGCGTGGGCGGAGGAGGAACAGGCTACGGCGCGGGTTACGGGTCCGGTGGCGGGTCTGGCTGGGGCAAGCACCACTGA
- the LOC123154892 gene encoding E3 ubiquitin-protein ligase GW2-like, with protein sequence MGNAALRGPAVEERLTQPRRLVRQLSDLDPDRLRRLIRSGDLAPCFDAADEDGRAVECPICFHFYPSLNRSKCCGKGICTECFLQLMPSKASRAVHCPFCKTAAYAVEYRGARTLSEKKLQREEEQSVHEGATRIHSKNAGRHILLP encoded by the exons ATGGGCAACGCTGCGCTGCGTGGTCCGGCGGTGGAGGAGCGGCTGACGCAGCCGCGCCGCCTGGTCCGGCAGCTCTCCGACCTCGACCCCGACCGGCTCCGGCGGCTCATCCGCTCCGGCGACCTCGCGCCGTGCTTCGACGCCGCCGACGAGGACGGCCGCGCCGTGGAGTGCCCCATCTGCTTCCAC TTCTACCCGAGCTTGAATCGATCCAAGTGCTGCGGCAAAGGGATCTGCACAG AGTGCTTCCTGCAGCTGATGCCGTCCAAGGCTTCCAGGGCTGTCCA CTGCCCATTCTGCAAAACCGCAGCCTACGCTGTCGAATACCGCGGTGCTAGAACCTTGAGTGAGAAGAAACTTCAACGAGAA GAAGAACAGAGCGTTCATGAGGGTGCAACGAGAATACATTCCAAGAACGCCGGTCGACATATCCTACTACCATAG
- the LOC123154891 gene encoding fibroin heavy chain isoform X2 yields the protein MASSRRVLLVALLVSMAAGVAMGRPVRSDLGLGLGGGLGIGLDLGLGGSGSGQGSGYSAWSGQNGGSHTASGRGSGTGSGYGYGSGSANGGSAFGCGSGTSSCSGSGSGSGSVGLDTSINVGVGVSVGSNGGANGGPDCNTGTGSNYGSGAGLGSGSGSGSGSGGGSYSSRGRESSGIGSGSGVSSGVGGGSNVGPSGGCLSCGSGIGGVVGGSSSNSNSNSGTGSGSNSYGGSNAGSYSNTAAGSGSSVGSGYDSSGSGSGSGSSSGSGAASFGGSRVGSNSNSGSTSGANSGSNSGAIGASGSGSNSMSSANSGAFGASGGGSNSMSGSGSSSNSGSMSGANSDAGSSSGAFGASGSGSNSMSSSGSTGFGSSTGAGSSSSAWSGAGSGSNPGSFSGAGSSSWSSSTSGSTSGAGFGPGGRPGFGVGGGGTGYGAGYGSGGGSGWGKHH from the exons ATGGCGTCGTCCCGTCGGGTTCTTCTTGTGGCGCTGCTAGTGTCAATGGCAGCAGGTGTTGCAATGGGCAGGCCGGTGAGAAGCGACTTGGGTCTGGGTTTAGGTGGTGGGCTAGGCATAGGGCTTGATCTTGGGCTCGGTGGATCGGGTTCGGGCCAGGGGTCGGGTTACAGTGCTTGGTCGGGTCAGAACGGTGGCTCTCACACCGCGTCCGGTCGTGGGTCGGGCACGGGCTCCGGTTACGGGTATGGCTCGGGCTCTGCTAATGGGGGCTCAGCTTTCGGTTGCGGTTCGGGTACGTCGTCTTGCTCGGGTTCGGGTTCTGGCTCTGGCTCCGTAGGCTTGGACACATCGATAAATGTCGGTGTTGGTGTCAGCGTCGGCTCGAATGGTGGGGCGAACGGTGGTCCGGACTGTAACACGGGTACCGGGTCGAACTATGGTTCCGGAGCGGGCTTGGGTTCGGGCTCTGGGTCCGGGTCCGGGTCAGGTGGAGGTTCATATTCCTCACGTGGGCGTGAGTCATCTGGTATTGGGTCGGGTTCTGGTGTATCGTCCGGGGTTGGCGGCGGGTCGAATGTCGGGCCAAGTGGTGGGTGCTTATCTTGTGGTTCCGGCATTGGTGGTGTTGTTGGTGGCTCCTCGTCGAATTCAAATTCGAATTCGGGCACTGGTTCAGGCTCCAACTCGTATGGTGGGTCGAATGCCGGTTCTTACTCGAATACTGCAGCTGGGTCCGGCTCAAGCGTAGGCTCGGGATATGATTCCtctggctcaggttcaggttcaggTTCATCTTCTGGGTCAG GTGCGGCTTCATTTGGTGGATCACGTGTCGGTTCAAACTCCAACTCTGGCTCTACGTCGGGTGCAAACTCAGGGTCAAATTCTGGTGCAATCGGTGCATCAGGTAGTGGATCAAACTCCATGTCAAGTGCAAACTCGGGTGCGTTCGGTGCATCAGGCGGTGGATCAAACTCCATGTCGGGTTCGGGGTCAAGCTCTAACTCCGGCTCTATGTCGGGTGCAAACTCGGATGCTGGTTCGAGCTCTGGTGCGTTCGGTGCATCCGGTAGTGGATCAAACTCCATGTctagttcag GGTCTACTGGATTCGGTTCCAGCACGGGCGCCGGTTCTAGCTCGAGCGCCTGGTCCGGCGCCGGCTCCGGCTCGAACCCCGGCTCATTCTCCGGAGCAGGATCCTCCAGCTGGTCCAGCTCGACGTCCGGCTCAACCTCGGGCGCAGGGTTCGGTCCCGGGGGACGGCCGGGGTTCGGCGTGGGCGGAGGAGGAACAGGCTACGGCGCGGGTTACGGGTCCGGTGGCGGGTCTGGCTGGGGCAAGCACCACTGA